The DNA region TActattattttaggaaataTAATTTCCTTTATATTCCAATGATACTTCATTTTCTAAAATACACAATACGTTTCGACGCAGATCTACAATTGATGCTAAAATTTTTgctattaataattttattaaaaattcgtTATGTACCTAGTTTTTTCAGAAttctatatttaattatataagtTTTGAGCCTTAATTACTTATTCAAAAGGAAGACACATTGAATTTACATTAGCGTTTTAAGAGGGCAAATAAATGTGTTAACTTCGGATCAAACAAATGTACACTTATTCGTTCATAGCAGAAAAGGCATTGTATAGAAAAAGCAAGTTTGAACAATTTGCTTTACAACTTTTGGTAATTTTTAAGTTACAGTTATTGATTGTCTCAAAAGTTATTTAAAGGATAACACTCTTTTATCTgcataattatgaaaaaaatattattgtagatAAGTGGTTATTtcaaaactaaaatattaatattgtattttaaaaatacaaaaaaataaatgaaattttaaaGGGAAGCCAAGATACAGAATATTTGCTATTAGTAAGTTagtcatttttatatttaaaaacctACTAAGTTTAAAACAGATTTGACACAACACTGACACACCAAATCTAACGgatttgttaaaaagttaattgtaGCACAtcgataattattttaaaaatcgttttttttttctattgaagcGTTATTTGTCCCCATATCTTTACCGTATCTTCCTatcaaagttaaaataaaataattaaaaactaacGACTGTGTTTATACTAATATCTATATCAATAATTTGATTATCTTACGTATAATATTTACATTtctattaaattttttaaagtatttattttaacatcTCCAACCTTCAAAAAATGTATctattagaaaataataatagtacctattttatTGTGATGATTaagcaataaaattaaaaaaataattaacactaTAGTTAACACTAATAATAACAACATCTATATTAAAACTGATAAGTACAAGAACATAACAATTAAATATACAAACTCGCTGATTTATACAGTATTttccataattattataattataaagtcAACCTAATGGATATtttagtattaaaattattaaacacaaatcaaaacTGACTAGTTTGGGTGCTtaacacaaaatataaattatatttgtatCTAAATGTACGTTGTTCAAACcgactatttaaaaaaagttttatcatattttaaggtttattctattatacaatatatttttttaaacatattttcaGTTCGCTATTTTcctatgtattttatttaaatttctataaTTACATTGGTTCTATAtctaacatttaatttaaatgtatttatagTTTAATCTTAATCTATATTTACATTATTACTTTGGCTTTCAAATTAGGCCTCTAAACTCTTTATCAGCCTATTTCAACATCCACACTTCAaataaagtttatataaatatcaAAGATAAATTTATATTAGCTGTACAGGGTATTCAGGTCACACAGATTCAGGTCTGCTATTATTGGTTATTACACAACTCGTTAAGTGTCCACTTCTGAACGAATAATGAATCAATTAATTACATTTAAGCTCCAGTCAGTAATAaccagtgatcggttttttggattcgacatggggtgaacgacctcaatcattatgttagtatggatatgccccgggaatccgggcttaatgttgttagaaaaggcaaaaaaatatgtacaatgtcACTGAAATCCaaagaaaataatgaaatgtcaatgtcaagattttgaagtattttttccatcatgaatatcatgatagATGTAAGGTAATACTTTGTGGAGGTTCTAATATATTTTGCTTAATAGAGTGTAGAGAATTAGGAAAAGAATAGAAGTTTTTGTCTCAACTGGTTGCCATGTAAGAGTAAAAAGTTCCATAGAGATAATTTCGTcgtatcaatattaacttttctacttgatatcccgcgagggtgaatccaaaaaaccgatcactggtAATAACGAACTGAAATTCCACTTCTGATATTGTTAGTCCTGATTAATTTTAAGCACTGTCAGttacatataaattaaattaaataaaacaagtaGAAATAACAGTTGACAATGCTATAATTACTACTACTTCCCTACTTACACTTTAAATACTTGAAAGTCTATACAAATTTTCACTGAACTTATCAGTCACTACTAATCTAAGTACACTGGCCATTCGTTGACTACTAGAGTTACACACACGATTCGTTAGAGTTTCTGGGTTTTCAAAGTGATGCCAGGTCTGAAGCCCGTCTCGAAGCCGCGGGCACCCTCAGGTTGGCGGACCCTCGCCGATCTAATCTCTCCATGGCATCCAGATCCGATGCGTTCCTTTTACAAAAACTGCAGAACGCACACGCTAAAGTATTTTTAAAGGCATTTCTAAAGTCTCTGTTGAAATACGCGTAAATAATCGGATTTAACGCTGAATTGAAATAACCAGTCCAGAACATGATAACTGTCAGCACTTCTGGATATGTGCAGGTTGTACACAATGCTGTAGTTATGTAGAATAAGAAGAACGGGAGCCAACAGAGGATGAACGCTCCCATGATAATCCCTAAAGTTCTAGCTGCTTTATGCTCTCTCTTCATCTTTAGTATGTTCCTATCTTTAGTTGGTGTGTTTGCGTTTATGTGCAAAGCACCGTTTTTATCTCCGACTTCTCTTGAATGTCTATGCATGAGCATGGCGTTGCCAGCTCGTGCATGGAGCGCCTTCTCCTGTCTGTTGGCTTCTTTGAATATTGCTAGGTACGTGAAGATCATGATAGTGCAAGGTATCCAGAAGGATATCGAGCTGGATATCACGGCGTATGGCTTATTGACCACCCAGTCACATTTATGGGCGTTCTGTGGGAGTTCTCGTTCATCTAAGTGTTTTTTCGTTGTGTACCACCCCATGAAGATTGGGGCGTAAGATATTGTGACTGGACTTAGCCATGTTGCTGCTAACATGACGAATGCCATCTGAAAGCAAAAATGGTTTTGAACTTTCTTGTTCTTTTCTCTACACCTTCACAGCATCCAGCTTCAATGTCCGTACTCCGCATGCATTACTTGATGATACCACAAATAAAAATCGTTCATGCACTATTTTTACTGCAAAGCAAAACCAATTGATGATTTTTTCTCGTTTTATCATGCACCAATAAAAACCCCGCATGCTTCCAAAAAGCAACCAACCGCAACccaataaaagaaaaatgtacGCGTATCAACATGTtcaatataatatttcaatttaataacCGAATATTTTTGTTGAAAATAACTCTCATTTTACTCTATTTAAACATATACACTGTAATACGAAGATAAACTCAACCCAGAGGGACGCAGTCCAGAATATAATTTTCAGCTAGACCCAGTAAATCATAACTTAGATACAATTTGTGGGCAGAAAGCGGCGGAGCAAAGCACAAATCATTATTGCTGTCTAGGTAATGGCGTCGGAATTAGAGCAGTGAATTTCGTACAAAGTGGGTCAATGGCGCACTTGTCCTTTTGCCAGGTGCATTCGCTTTCTAATTACTTTGGTATGGGATAGTGTGAAAATTCTCACTacagttaaaaattttaatttgcaATACAGCTTTAGCTCCAATCGTCCATCTGTGGCTTCGTTTATACAAATTTTCaagtattagacttatattgaccgggatatagaccatgactgattatctttttgatttctatgaggtcccgatatttcaacacagttgcatgcatcatgatcacgggaaaaaTCAATCAATAAATGGTCAATATAAATCGAAAagttaatcacggtctatatcccggtcaatataagtctaaaaaactaaccgtgaaacatttaaaatacttaaatttacAAGTAATTTTGCtgctaaaatattttctaaaatgtTAAAAGCTGCGTCAGAActaaatttagaaaatattaTCATGCACTATCTAAAGATAGATGAAACAATGACTGTGATCATAACACCAAACGAAAACAACACCAATAAACAACCAAATAATTACCTTTTTAGTCATCTTGATGGGATATTTCAGCGGCTTCACAATAGCGTAGTATCTGTCAACGGATATGCAGCAGAGATGCAATATCGATGTAGATGTGAAGTAGACGTCTGAAGAGTTCCAAAGGTCGCAGATGACGGACCCGAACCGCCATTCATCGTAGAATTGCACGCTGAAGTTGAATGGCATGACCACCATAGCTACTAGGATGTCAGCGAAGGCCAGTGATACTACGAAGTAGTTTGTGATGACTCGTAGTTTTctgtaaagaaaaaaattataaacatttAGTTTTTGTCTACTTAATTGTTAACACTGGAAGCATTTTACTGTCAATACAGGATTTgaattgaaaaaattaaactgttaattaaaatatgcaGAGACATAATAGATGGTGCACGAgacaatttcatttatttaacaatGATAAATTCCAAAAAAATCGTATTTAAATTGTAATTCAGTTTAAGATACATATAATAATCATATTTAGGTACAGTGATATTGATGGTCACAAAAATATTCACAGCGGTAAAGATGAAATGTCTTTATAGTATTACGGACATTGATGATATTCGAATAACATGATTATCAAACCTGCCAACGCTAATCCAATTCTGATCAGGATAGAGTTGTACCAGGATATTTTTAAAGACGTACCTATGTCTCATAACAGAGACGATGATTAAAACAATATTAGAATAGATATAATTAAGGAAATACCTGTGTCTCATAACAGAGACGATGACGAGCAGGTTGCCCAGCACCGCCATGATGACGATGAGCAGCAGCACGCTGACTCGTAGCTTGAAGAACACGCCGGAGTCGCCGGCGTCGGGGACATTGCTGCCGCTAGCGTTGGCGCTAACGTTTTGGAAGATTTCATTTGCCATCAGTCGTCTgaaacaaatttaatatgtagttaaagTAAGGATGGTTtgactcagtcggtagtgaccctgcctgctaagccgcggtcctgggttcgaatcccggtaaggatatttatttgtgcgaagagcacagatatttgtttctgagtcatggatgttttctatgatgtatataagtatgtatttacctattttattttatttatttaggattaCCAACAGATAATACATCTTACATGCTCTTAAATCTAGTTACAAAATTCTAAACTGATGCTTATCCAATTATAGGTAACCACAACTTACATAGGTGTCTTTTACCAGTGAACTACAACTAAACATGCAATACCTAAACTTATTATTACctaataagtacataatttaATACCGGTccattaaattacaaaaaaaattttagttttactacctacatttcaatacaaaaaaaagaagaCAGGTTATTTGGtaactattataatatattatattacgcatatataatacattattgggttaaattgtggtgtaggcgagaggctggcaacctgtcactgcaatgccacagtttcgttttcttttaaccccttatttgccaagagtggccctgaagctttagtagtttcacgtgctctgcctaaccctttatgggatacaggtgtgattgtatgtatgtatgtatgtatgtatgtatgtatgtatgtatattacgCATTTTAAGGTATTGGTGGCTGTATATGGTACTATGTGATACCCAGtgtgctaaaatattttgtCACTTTCCTTTTGAATTTTACTGGTGTATCGTTAAATATATCAACTCCCGCTGAGCTTGAGATatgtttaagtatgtatatacgGTACGATACTGTTGACTTACCCAGATAATCAAACATTGTAAATAATTCGTTCAGTAAGTAGTTATAGTTTTTAAAAAAGCATGtaatatctttcttttttgtatgtaatatgttgttttctataattttgttcatgttacctgtcgtgattgtttttcaccgaatggtttaaccggaagatcagcgctggaagtcgccagcaatatgctgaggttaaaccatttcgtggcaccttctcgtttttatgtgttcctatttgtaatattttttctcttttgtgtgtttacgaataaaatttattctattctattctatatcgtcgcttagcaccgatagtacaagctttgcttagtttggggctaagttgatctgtaaggtgtccccaatatttattattatttaatggaGTGAAAGATTTATTTTCAATTCCATCCATTTGCATGGAAAaattggaatagttataaatgACGTCTGCAGCGATGATTGACGAAACAGTATGTCTAATTTTTTGAATAACATAAGGAcgagtagtctatgtcactccgACTTAAGACTATAAATCAATGCTAATTTTTCATTTGTTAATTGGTCCTTATTGGCATCAGTATATTGCCACTAAAGTTTAGGAAATTTTTATTTGCCTACagttgtttaaaaaataattaggtaggtatgttaCATCTATAACATGGCAAAATATAGATTTTTGACGCTATACAACGTGTTACACCAGCCActgaaaacctcagacacccgaacagatttttattatttagagttAGTCTAGAGAATTTATTCTTAAATCGGTGTATTATTTCCAAAgatattgctgtttcttttattttcgaaTTTCTAGTTGATGTGAACTCTACGTTCGTTGCTTACGTATGTGTGAAGTGTTATTGTATCATCATGGTCCACACAGATTACTGGCAATTCGTAATCCTTATTGCAAAGGCATAAGCTTTAGATATCTTATCAATAAAATTGTCAGTCATACAAACTGGGTTTGGAACAAAAGTCGATAATGCGATAGTTTGTTacaaattataagaaaaacagcccttattgcctaaAATAAGGTAGTGACATTGGCAACTGACATTTGCTTTGTAGTAATAGGAACTGCACTGTCGTATTTTTGCCAtgctaaattgaaccttatcactgagccaGAAGAGAGAACTTTTGTCAattcaatatttaataaaaagaacAGCCAGTATTAAAACAGTACCAAGTAGATTAGTAGATACTTATGCAATCCTCTATCAATGATACGGTAGTAACTAGTAACTGTTGCGTTTGTAACTTTTAGACGGGGcacgcaaaaaataaaaactcaaTACAAAAAAACAACCTGCATTAAAATATAGCCTAATCGATTCTACTCtagattctgaacaaactgttttcaggttttcagTGGATGgtgaaacacgttgtatagCCAATATAGTAATCGAAACGTAGTCTTGTTGCGACAATAAAGAAAGAGAGAGAGCTATACAAAAGCATAAAaaacggttttatttttatgttccgatacctacattttttgtgtgtagaaaaataaataaattatgcgagtcatatccatattaatatttaaatcactacctgaaatccgctctctagtcATAAAAAACCAGTATAAATACAAAACAAGCCGTTAAAAATCAGGGTCAATGTTGAAGTTTAGTTTCCACTACTTAGCTACTCTAGTATCTTTTATTATAGCTTTTTATCTACACTTAAGTTCCCTCCTCTAAATAATACAAAAAGAGCGCACCTTAACAATTCCCGGAGTCGAATAGCGCACCCATTATTTACCTAATTACCCACCTTTTATATCGCTCGTTTTATTTTCTCTCCTAAAATTTCTTCCAAAACAGCGTTGGAACTCCTTCTTTGCATCGTTACGAGTCTTAAACAATCCTTTTCAATTCTCGTACCATCTTCAACTGCCTTTTTTTCTTCACAGTCTCAGTTCTAATGTTCTCATAAAACTTCTCAACATACATGTTTACTTATGTCAGTTTCATATTTCCGCTGAATTACATTGAGCCGTGCCGCGTCGGTGTGTCTCTCCATTTTCAAGGCATTTTCTGGAACAAAGAAATGCGAAATAAGAATAAAACGATGTGATAAATATTCATTTTGTAattttgaaagtaatattacatACGGCTGTGGTAATGGCGGTGCCAAATGGAAATGAGTTTGCTTGAGACGAAAAAATGTTCTTTAAGAAAATATAACTTTCATCCCGTCTGTAATGACagtgtactattatataaatatattctgtgatgACAGTTAAATTCATGTGACTGGTGCATAATGAGAGGAATTAATTATTGTGCAAATGTACAGTTCCATAcatactggccttagcgtctaatttatggtgcaatgtaggagagacatcgcttttgatgattaaagagacctatgcgagagcggcatattttgccacatagctgtcaagggaagcttgcaaccgactgcgacgtttcgctatgttgtcttctttcccttttgtcagcaagtgccgcaaaatCGACTACCAGAACTGGGAGAAACCtgcggagaagcggacggagtggcgaaagtgcctcggagatggtcgcaagttcgtcaaTGAGACCTGGTACAGCTCCATgtataactttatctacatcaaTATAATAATTTCCGAGATAAAAGTTATCAAACTGTCTTTCCTTTTGTTATAAAAGGTTAATCAAATTAATAAGCCTTAACGTTTGTTCCTTTCCAACGTATTGTGGCATGAAGGAAAAGGACATTTGTTTTTCGGCTCGTGAACTTTAttaaacggtttttttttgccTCTTTGTACAAAATTTGAACTCCACGGTCCAATAGATGAAGCGCGAAGAGGTAACAAAAGGACAAACTGACCCAAAAtcgtaggtatttaaaatattaaatgtggTAACACTACCCCTAAATTAATTTAGAATCATAAtactaaatttaaaagtggaaaatttctACCTCAGGCGAGACTAGAAAACACGTTTCTACTTGTCAAAATGTTAAATCACAACATTATTAGTCATAATATTTGACACAAGATGTTTTTAACTATGTAAACGTAATAACCAGTTAAGAATACGTATTATCATAAAACGTCGCGcagttttcaaataataagcTTAATTGACAGCGtttgaatgaaatgaaaaataccAGAACTTAATAACGGTACAAATAAACTCAGTAATGAACATTCTCGCGGCCCGattcttatataaatatacttcaaaAATAAGTTCCACCTTCAAATAAGCTAGGAATCAACAATGGAAAATAACATGACACTGGTcatgttcttttttgttttaattttatttatttataaattgtattatttttcttttgtgttTTACTTTTGTTACGAAAACTTAATATtgtgatttagttttttttaaattgttttatgtatttttggtatttattatcttattaaTTCATTAAGTAAAGTAAATTCTAtgactgtttttatttttgtgattgattattgttttgttttagttTAAACTGTATTTTTCAACAAAATTAACTTGACTTATTGTGAATACCCCTATTGGAGAATAAAAGTATTAttgctgaaaaataaataaaacctatCTACAGTTACTGCATTATTATGGTTTTTCTCATTGAGACGACAGTGTATCtacctatcagtggcggctggtgaaaatttctgctatgcaacactgagaaaaaaaaacctaccttaaccaagcgcggatccagcttcgtgcccgggggggtcacgtggtaaaggcccggggccccagggggggtcacgtggtttATTTGTATGGCAAACTTAGGCTCctgggggggtcatgacccccatgacccccctggatccgcgcatgaccttaacattaggtactttactaagtaatcaattttaggcaagccggtgggaatcggcttgtatggaccagccgctgctgctacctatttaaattaattttaaaatgacgtaagtatAACATGAAATTTTGTCGCACATTACTTTCGACACCAATTTCCACCATTCATCCGACCAGTAGAACTTATTTTTGTCATTTATCAAAATTGACACTAACAGAACCGACCCGTACAAATTATTTTTGTCGTTTATCAAAATTGACAATAACAGATGCGAGAGCGgcatattttgccacatagctgtcaagggaagcttgcaaccgactgcgacgtttcgctatgttgtcttctttcccttttgtcagcaagtgccgcaaaatCGACTACCAGAACTGGGAGAAACCtgcggagaagcggacggagtggcgaaagtgcctcggagatggtcgcaagttcgtcaaTGAGACCTGGTACAGCTCCATgtataactttatctacatcaaTATAATAATTTCCGAGATAAAAGTTATCAAACTGTCTTTCCTTTTGTTATAAAAGGTTAATCAAATTAATAAGCCTTAACGTTTGTTCCTTTCCAACGTATTGTGGCATGAAGGAAAAGGACATTTGTTTTTCGGCTCGTGAACTTTAttaaacggtttttttttgccTCTTTGTACAAAATTTGAACTCCACGGTCCAATAGATGAAGCGCGAAGAGGTAACAAAAGGACAAACTGACCCAAAAtcgtaggtatttaaaatattaaatgtggTAACACTACCCCTAAATTAATTTAGAATCATAAtactaaatttaaaagtggaaaatttctACCTCAGGCGAGACTAGAAAACACGTTTCTACTTGTCAAAATGTTAAATCACAACATTATTAGTCATAATATTTGACACAAGATGTTTTTAACTATGTAAACGTAATAACCAGTTAAGAATACGTATTATCATAAAACGTCGCGcagttttcaaataataagcTTAATTGACAGCGtttgaatgaaatgaaaaataccAGAACTTAATAACGGTACAAATAAACTCAGTAATGAACATTCTCGCGGCCCGattcttatataaatatacttcaaaAATAAGTTCCACCTTCAAATAAGCTAGGAATCAACAATGGAAAATAACATGACACTGGTcatgttcttttttgttttaattttatttatttataaattgtattatttttctttttgtgtTTTACTTTTGTTACGAAAACTTAATATtgtgatttagttttttttaaattgttttatgtatttttggtatttattatcttattaaTTCATTAAGTAAAGTAAATTCTAtgactgtttttatttttgtgattgattattgttttgttttagttTAAACTGTATTTTTCAACAAAATTAACTTGACTTATTGTGAATACCCCTATTGGAGAATAAAAGTATTAttgctgaaaaataaataaaacctatCTACAGTTACTGCATTATTATGGTTTTTCTCATTGAGACGACAGTGTATCtacctatcagtggcggctggtgaaaatttctgctatgcaacactgagaaaaaaaaaacctaccttaaccaagcgcggatccagcttcgtgcccgggggggggggtcacgtggtaaaggcccggggccccagggggggtcacgtggtttATTTGTATGGCAAACTTAGGCTCctggggggggtcatgacccccatgacccccccccctggatccgcgcatgaccttaacattaggtactttactaagtaatcaattttaggcaagccggtgggaatcggcttgtatggaccagccgctgctgctacctatttaaattaattttaaaatgacgtaagtatAACATGAAATTTTGTCGCACATTACTTTCGACACCAATTTCCACCATTCATCCGACCAGTAGAACTTATTTTTGTCATTTATCAAAATTGACACTAACAGAACCGACCCGTACAAATTATTTTTGTCGTTTATCAAAATTGACAATAACAGATAATACTCGTAAAACTTATTTTTGTAGTTTACCAAAGTAGAACTTATTCTTGTcatttattaaaataagaatCAGGTCGCCAAGCCGAAACATTCCAATTAGGAGACATTTTGACGGCACCATTTCAATTTTAGGATCGCGAAAAAGGGAAAAGTCGAGTGTTCATTTGAATTTTCCGTTTGGCATTTAGATATTACTCTTCTAAattttttattaacatttttcTTGAACGACGGTCTGAATTGAGACGTTTGTACTTGAAGTCGTTTTTTCTTAATAATTCATGAAAAGGTTCGTTATGATTAAAATAGTTGAGTTAAATTCTCGATTCCTTTTTAaagagaattaaaaaaaatcattcttaTCGCTGAATCGTTGAAAATTGTACGAGATAGATTGAATTTACTCGTTTAATTTAGCTTTATgagcgaaataaaatatttattacctacGCAAATTCGTGGATCATAAATATGCAAAGCAATTtagttataattatgtttaataatgtgattacataataaataaatatttaacaattattttgatggattaaagataaaataatatcaatttattACAGCGTGTGTACCTATtgcatacgggcgaatattttaATTACGATTAGTATCGGATATGATGAAGTCTAACTAtttacatgtattttttttgaaaagatgagatatttattttcaaacataatAATTCATctcgcaatgtattacgtcctcGTCAATTAGCGTACATActtaaacgtcattacgacatgatgtttatgtcatgtcaaataaagttggacggcgtaaattgctgcttggtcagattttaaaaattaattacgcTTAATAACACTCTTTAACAAAattatatttgattcgtatatgatcagatactataactggatacattattcgcccgtttgtaatccacacgctgtatacatATCATGACGACTGAACAACTAGTCTAGTGGGTAAAGTTGCTTGCTAAGCCGATGGTGACGGGTTCGAAATTCGTCAGACATTTTATTTGTGGATATTTGTTACTGagccataattatgtatatcgtcgcctagtatCTAATGTACAGTAGATACAAGGTTCTGCTTATTTTAGGGGTAGGTCGATCCGAGTAAACCGATAATTACTTATCGATATATGGATATGATATTCATACTGACTGCATACCCATATCCTAATCATATACGATATAATTGTATTTAGTTGAATATAACATAATGAAGTGGTATTAATCATCGGAATCTTGACCGAAACTAGGTAAAGCAATTAACGAAAATTGATTAGCACATAATCTGATTTATTACTGTGTACATA from Leguminivora glycinivorella isolate SPB_JAAS2020 chromosome 23, LegGlyc_1.1, whole genome shotgun sequence includes:
- the LOC125238385 gene encoding octopamine receptor beta-2R-like isoform X1, which encodes MANEIFQNVSANASGSNVPDAGDSGVFFKLRVSVLLLIVIMAVLGNLLVIVSVMRHRKLRVITNYFVVSLAFADILVAMVVMPFNFSVQFYDEWRFGSVICDLWNSSDVYFTSTSILHLCCISVDRYYAIVKPLKYPIKMTKKMAFVMLAATWLSPVTISYAPIFMGWYTTKKHLDERELPQNAHKCDWVVNKPYAVISSSISFWIPCTIMIFTYLAIFKEANRQEKALHARAGNAMLMHRHSREVGDKNGALHINANTPTKDRNILKMKREHKAARTLGIIMGAFILCWLPFFLFYITTALCTTCTYPEVLTVIMFWTGYFNSALNPIIYAYFNRDFRNAFKNTLACAFCSFCKRNASDLDAMERLDRRGSANLRVPAASRRASDLASL